From Arachis stenosperma cultivar V10309 chromosome 2, arast.V10309.gnm1.PFL2, whole genome shotgun sequence, one genomic window encodes:
- the LOC130962654 gene encoding uncharacterized protein LOC130962654, whose translation MASEEESVLALVHCSGKIKKSKSHGVKFTDKEPLSVFISLSSTLSDLKNSILQKLGVFGTKWVKKLFYKISIAVVSTGVQYDTFVLAADEDIRVLFFCVRSFPEIRIHELFAQLEVGVDSFGASAPFHSSTAAGGASSSMPAVRPYLPPVGSPTFAPDLERTVVVGSVQLENEGIFEQPDVVGTGGCQLPYMEGFGEPDRVENAMCDDDSDQEPVDIIGDSDDDTLPSTLNLEVLGQQEDGGNTVGGSSTEFQIGQSFQNKDEDVLSVKDYSIRRGVKYRVIESDHLKYHEKCKQFGKGCTWLIRVALHARKGTWEVRRYNGPHTYLATSIFSDHRQLDYHVICARILPLVRADAAVTVKVLQQATEADYGFRPSYRKVSMAKQKAVAQIYGDSEESYAELPRWMLEVQSTMAGTITVLKTSPVRLRGEVDESTVYFHRLFWTFPPCIEAFCHCKPLVSIDGTHLYGKYGGTLLLAIAQDGNSNILPIAFALVEGENAESWSFFLSNLREHVTPQEGILVISDRHNGIKAALEAPETGWLPPHAFRAYCIQHVAANFVLTFKGKDSRRMLVNAAYAKTEAEFYYWFDIMRTENPAMCEWANRMEYNKWTQHEDSGRRFGHMTTISECVNSVLKGTRNLPVTSLVQSTYGRLAQLFVVRGQTAEAQLRSGNEFCQALAKAIDRNLRDSMCFTVTLYDRNQSEYTVAETTPIGRFSLGSYRVFLKDHRCDCGHFQALHYPCCHAIACCAYSRLNWASYVHEVYRMSEVFNVYKQGFVPPIPEGLWPPYAGPTIIPDPNMRRAKEGHPRATRIRGSMDQSLENQPKRCGLCRQAGHMRRNCDQRRHTTGGDA comes from the exons ATGGCAAGTGAGGAGGAGAGTGTTCTTGCCTTAGTGCATTGCTCTgggaaaattaaaaaaagcaaaagcCATGGTGTGAAGTTCACAGACAAAGAACCATTGAGTGTGTTCATCAGTTTGTCAAGCACTTTGTCAGATCTAAAGAACAGCATCTTGCAGAAGCTTGGTGTCTTTGGTACGAAGTGGGTGAAGAAGCTATTCTACAAGATTTCCATCGCAGTTGTCTCGACGGGTGTTCAGTATGATACCTTTGTGCTAGCGGCTGATGAAGATATTAGGGTTCTGTTCTTTTGTGTTAGGAGTTTTCCAGAGATTCGAATTCACGAGTTGTTTGCGCAGTTGGAGGTTGGTGTCGATAGTTTTGGGGCATCAGCTCCATTTCATAGCTCGACTGCCGCGGGAGGTGCGTCTAGTTCGATGCCTGCGGTCAGACCGTATCTTCCGCCAGTGGGTTCCCCTACGTTCGCGCCTGATTTAGAGCGAACGGTGGTTGTTGGTTCTGTACAGTTGGAGAATGAAGGAATCTTTGAGCAGCCTGATGTCGTGGGCACCGGTGGTTGCCAGTTACCTTATATGGAAGGCTTTGGTGAACCTGATAGAGTAGAGAATGCAATGTGTGACGATGACTCTGACCAGGAGCCTGTCGATATCATCGGGGACAGCGACGATGACACAT TACCCTCCACACTAAACTTGGAGGTTCTTGGTCAACAGGAGGATGGTGGTAACACGGTCGGGGGCTCTTCTACAGAATTTCAGATTGGGCAATCTTTCCAGAATAAAGATGAGGATGTGTTGAGTGTGAAGGACTATAGCATCCGGCGAGGTGTTAAGTACAGAGTCATCGAATCAGATCATCTGAAGTATCATGAAAAATGCAAGCAATTCGGCAAGGGTTGTACTTGGTTGATTCGCGTTGCGCTGCATGCACGAAAGGGCACTTGGGAGGTTAGAAGGTACAACGGGCCACACACATACTTGGCAACCTCTATTTTCAGTGATCACCGTCAGCTGGATTACCACGTTATCTGTGCGAGAATTCTTCCGTTGGTTAGGGCAGATGCTGCAGTTACGGTAAAGGTACTACAACAAGCTACAGAAGCCGATTATGGTTTCAGGCCTAGTTATAGGAAGGTTTCGATGGCGAAGCAGAAGGCAGTGGCACAAATATATGGAGATTCGGAAGAGTCGTACGCGGAGTTGCCACGTTGGATGCTAGAAGTACAGTCAACAATGGCCGGAACAATAACCGTGTTGAAGACCTCTCCTGTTCGGCTTCGTGGTGAGGTTGATGAGTCGACGGTGTACTTTCACCGATTATTCTGGACATTCCCACCCTGTATCGAGGCATTCTGTCATTGCAAGCCCCTCGTCAGTATTGACGGTACCCACTTGTATGGCAAGTATGGAGGGACACTGCTGTTGGCGATAGCGCAGGATGGGAACTCCAACATCCTTCCCATTGCATTTGCCCTTGTGGAAGGAGAAAATGCAGAGTCGTGGTCATTCTTCTTGTCCAACCTACGAGAGCATGTGACTCCTCAGGAGGGTATCCTTGTAATCTCTGATAGGCATAACGGGATCAAGGCAGCGCTTGAGGCACCTGAGACTGGGTGGCTGCCTCCACATGCTTTCCGAGCGTACTGTATTCAGCATGTGGCAGCAAATTTTGTCCTAACTTTCAAAGGTAAAGATTCAAGGAGGATGTTAGTGAATGCTGCCTACGCAAAGACTGAAGCAGAGTTTTATTACTGGTTTGACATCATGCGGACTGAGAATCCAGCAATGTGTGAATGGGCCAATCGGATGGAGTACAACAAATGGACCCAACATGAGGATAGTGGTAGACGGTTCGGGCACATGACAACCATCAGTGAATGTGTGAACTCGGTGCTAAAGGGAACTCGAAACCTCCCGGTCACATCGTTGGTTCAGTCAACTTACGGGAGGCTTGCTCAGCTTTTTGTGGTACGGGGACAAACAGCAGAGGCACAACTCAGATCTGGTAATGAATTTTGCCAGGCATTGGCCAAGGCAATTGATCGAAATCTAAGAGACTCAATGTGCTTCACTGTCACGTTATACGACAGGAATCAATCGGAGTACACCGTGGCTGAGACAACACCAATCGGGCGCTTCTCGCTGGGTAGCTATAGAGTTTTCCTTAAAGATCATAGATGCGACTGTGGCCACTTTCAAGCGCTGCATTATCCTTGTTGCCACGCCATTGCATGTTGCGCCTACTCCCGCCTTAATTGGGCGTCATATGTTCACGAGGTCTATCGTATGAGTGAAGTTTTCAACGTTTACAAGCAGGGTTTTGTTCCGCCTATCCCGGAAGGCCTATGGCCTCCATATGCTGGGCCAACCATCATTCCTGATCCTAACATGAGGCGTGCAAAGGAAGGTCATCCAAGGGCAACCAGGATCCGTGGTAGTATGGATCAGTCTCTGGAGAACCAGCCGAAGCGCTGTGGGCTATGCCGTCAGGCTGGGCATATGCGGAGGAACTGTGACCAGCGAAGACATACTACCGGGGGGGATGCGTAG
- the LOC130961830 gene encoding protein LIGHT-DEPENDENT SHORT HYPOCOTYLS 4-like, with the protein MDSSIQEFMESCNSDNNTNNINRNIISNNNNNSSSIVVSGGGSSPSGGGSSSTTTTTTSTSSSRYENQKRRDWNTFGQYLKNHRPPLSLSRCSGAHVLEFLRYLDQFGKTKVHTPICPFYGHPNPPAPCPCPLRQAWGSLDALIGRLRAAFEENGGKPEANPFGARAVRLYLREVRDLQSKARGISYEKKKRKRPPQQHNHHQQHQHQHQQQQQTLSMAMPLMPLLNHHHHHHHHHHHQLPPPGATQ; encoded by the exons ATGGATTCATCAATTCAGGAGTTCATGGAGTCATGTAACTCTGACAATAACACCAACAACATAAACAGAAACATTatcagcaacaacaacaacaatagcaGCAGCATAGTTGTTAGTGGTGGTGGTTCTTCCCCTTCCGGCGGTGGCTCTTCCAGCACAACCACCACCACGACGAGCACAAGCAGCAGCAGGTATGAGAATCAGAAGAGGCGTGACTGGAACACGTTTGGCCAGTATCTGAAGAATCACCGACCCCCTTTGTCCCTTTCTAGGTGCAGCGGTGCACATGTTCTTGAATTTCTAAg GTACTTGGACCAATTTGGAAAGACAAAGGTTCACACACCAATCTGTCCATTTTACGGGCACCCAAACCCGCCGGCGCCATGTCCATGCCCACTGAGGCAAGCTTGGGGAAGTCTTGATGCTCTCATCGGCCGTCTTAGGGCAGCTTTTGAGGAGAACGGAGGGAAGCCTGAAGCCAACCCGTTCGGTGCAAGGGCCGTTAGACTTTACCTTCGCGAAGTTCGAGATCTTCAGTCCAAAGCCAGAGGAATCAGTtatgagaagaagaagcgcaagcgTCCACCTCAGCAACATAACCACCACCAacaacaccaacaccaacaccagcAGCAACAACAAACTCTGTCAATGGCTATGCCGTTGATGCCGCTTttaaatcatcatcatcatcatcaccaccatcatcatcatcagctTCCGCCTCCAGGTGCAACCCAATAA
- the LOC130962653 gene encoding uncharacterized mitochondrial protein AtMg00820-like → MKEELAALHRNQTWIVVDPPYRSIMIGCRWVYAILKHPNGTILEYKARLVIKEFHQKERIDYDQVFTLVIKLATIRIILTIAITRSWPICQFDFNNAFLNGELQETVYMQQPPAFPQDSD, encoded by the exons ATGAAAGAAGAATTGGCAGCTCTGCATAGGAATCAAACATGGATAGTAGTTGATCCTCCTTATAGAAGCATTATGATTGGATGTCGCTGGGTATATGCAATCTTGAAGCATCCCAATGGCACTATTCTTGAATACAAAGCAAGATTAGTTATCAAAGAATTTCATCAAAAAGAGAGAATTGATTATGATCAAGTATTTACACTAGTGATAAAATTAGCAACAATCAGAATTATTCTCACCATTGCTATTACAAGATCATGGCCAATTTGTCAATTCGATTTCAACAATGCTTTTCTTAATGGTGAACTTCAAGAGACTGTCTATATGCAACAACCACCTGCCTTTCCTCAAG ATTCGGATTAG